From the Haloarcula sp. H-GB4 genome, one window contains:
- a CDS encoding bacteriohemerythrin, translating to MGTDSTGKFAEWDEERYSTNVERFDEQHKRLFGLLNDLHTAMNEGHSEEEVGDILRELERYTEYHFGDEEEFMQNCGYAMDCSDCFYNHREMHEEFAGKVQELRKKHENGKYVTMEVLTVARDWLDAHIAAGDEDQNYADYFQTEVSDDYEYEPGQLYHDRTASEDPVPVDRQSEDAGVRLDSDIYDGGSLSVPDGSVAAWFEDIVSDHGDRTAALVRDDDEFAKRSFEELAERAKAVAGGLLATELRPGDRLAIRAQSQYKWSVLDLACHFAGLVPVALYPSASDDRAAQIIERTGATGLVAAGDVAEDLAMAVGTVLDFEDLPTEEARVLPGLQTDGDGVATVAFDVASPAEKAGCALTHRNLLAAAESLREALPTGPEATGTCSLPLAHIYQRVSTYYLWATGSAVAYLGAEDFVDQLAAVNPNVLVGVPKMYQQLYGTIQDRLGDMGWMKRKVGGRVASYGEGIVEGRGTPLKYRAANRLVYKPLRQEAGLSNLTYALSGTGRLDDHLLYFFRGLGVPICELYGSVGTTGVGALNPAESFVQGSIGDPMPGVEIAVSENRELLVRGPTVLGGFLDNDRTGAQTLRDDWYHTNEVGEVGPDGKLSLAE from the coding sequence ATGGGAACAGATTCGACGGGGAAATTCGCCGAGTGGGATGAAGAACGGTACAGCACAAATGTCGAGCGGTTCGATGAGCAGCACAAGCGCCTGTTCGGGCTGCTGAACGACCTCCACACGGCGATGAACGAGGGCCATTCCGAGGAGGAGGTCGGTGACATTCTCCGGGAACTCGAACGTTACACGGAGTACCATTTCGGTGACGAAGAGGAGTTCATGCAGAACTGTGGCTACGCTATGGACTGCAGCGACTGTTTCTACAACCATCGTGAAATGCACGAAGAGTTCGCCGGGAAAGTACAGGAACTCCGCAAGAAACACGAGAACGGGAAGTACGTCACGATGGAGGTCCTGACAGTCGCCCGGGACTGGCTCGATGCACACATCGCCGCCGGCGACGAGGACCAGAACTACGCTGACTACTTCCAGACCGAGGTCAGCGACGACTACGAGTACGAACCCGGGCAGCTCTATCATGACCGGACGGCATCAGAAGACCCCGTCCCAGTTGACCGCCAGAGCGAGGACGCCGGCGTGCGCCTCGACAGCGACATCTACGACGGAGGCTCGCTTTCGGTCCCGGACGGGTCAGTAGCGGCCTGGTTCGAGGACATCGTTTCGGACCACGGGGACCGGACCGCGGCGCTTGTCCGAGATGACGACGAGTTCGCCAAGCGGAGTTTCGAGGAGCTGGCCGAGCGGGCGAAGGCAGTCGCAGGCGGACTTCTCGCAACGGAACTGCGCCCCGGGGACCGACTGGCAATCAGAGCACAGTCTCAGTACAAATGGTCCGTGCTCGACCTGGCCTGTCACTTCGCCGGGCTGGTCCCGGTCGCACTCTACCCGTCTGCGAGCGACGACCGAGCAGCCCAGATTATCGAACGGACCGGCGCAACCGGACTCGTGGCAGCAGGAGACGTGGCCGAAGACCTCGCGATGGCTGTCGGGACCGTGCTCGATTTCGAGGACTTACCGACCGAGGAGGCGAGAGTGCTGCCCGGCCTGCAGACTGACGGCGACGGGGTTGCAACAGTCGCGTTCGACGTGGCTTCCCCCGCAGAGAAGGCCGGCTGTGCGCTGACACACCGAAACCTCTTGGCTGCCGCAGAGAGCCTCCGCGAGGCGCTTCCTACCGGCCCCGAAGCGACTGGGACCTGTTCGCTTCCGCTGGCGCACATCTACCAGCGTGTTTCGACGTACTATCTCTGGGCGACCGGGAGCGCCGTCGCCTACCTTGGGGCCGAGGACTTCGTCGACCAGCTCGCGGCCGTCAACCCCAACGTGCTCGTCGGTGTCCCGAAGATGTACCAGCAGCTCTACGGGACGATACAGGACCGTCTCGGCGACATGGGCTGGATGAAACGGAAGGTCGGCGGTCGAGTGGCGTCCTACGGAGAGGGAATCGTCGAGGGACGGGGAACGCCGCTGAAATACAGAGCCGCCAACCGGCTCGTGTACAAGCCGCTGCGGCAAGAAGCGGGGCTATCAAACCTTACCTACGCTCTCTCCGGGACTGGTCGACTCGACGATCATCTGCTGTACTTCTTCCGGGGGCTTGGCGTTCCAATATGCGAACTATACGGCTCCGTCGGAACAACCGGTGTCGGCGCGCTGAACCCGGCAGAATCCTTCGTCCAGGGGTCAATTGGCGACCCGATGCCAGGGGTTGAAATCGCTGTCTCCGAAAACAGAGAACTACTGGTCCGCGGGCCGACCGTCCTCGGTGGGTTCCTTGACAACGACCGGACTGGCGCACAGACGCTCCGAGACGACTGGTACCATACCAATGAAGTCGGGGAAGTAGGACCGGACGGCAAATTGTCGCTCGCCGAGTGA
- a CDS encoding pyridoxamine 5'-phosphate oxidase family protein produces the protein MQELRDEAVVDVLTDNGIGVLALSSPTGAAPYPFPVAFGYDPATDSLAFHLSESDDSQKHRYLTADATVGFTVYEETEPKSVWRSVVVTGELVETTYSDVEPALASLASNTQFAPNPVSWDDTSTTPYELRIDDWCGREFRVG, from the coding sequence ATGCAAGAATTACGTGACGAAGCGGTCGTTGACGTCCTCACTGACAACGGAATCGGCGTGCTGGCACTGTCCAGCCCAACGGGAGCGGCCCCGTATCCGTTCCCGGTCGCGTTCGGGTATGACCCGGCGACGGATAGCCTGGCGTTTCACCTGTCAGAGAGCGACGATAGCCAGAAACATCGCTATCTAACCGCGGACGCCACCGTCGGGTTCACGGTGTATGAGGAGACCGAACCCAAATCGGTCTGGCGAAGCGTCGTGGTCACGGGTGAGTTGGTAGAGACGACGTACAGCGATGTAGAGCCGGCCCTTGCCTCGTTGGCCAGCAACACACAGTTCGCCCCCAACCCAGTCAGCTGGGACGATACATCGACGACGCCGTACGAACTTCGAATCGACGACTGGTGCGGACGTGAATTCCGAGTCGGGTGA
- a CDS encoding SHOCT domain-containing protein translates to MLSPTTALLQHGPMGPHGGATGMGMAPGGWWLLLIAFIIGAVAVGALLYVQLQGEATAEPDSLETLKQQYASGEIDETELETRADRLLQHES, encoded by the coding sequence ATGCTTTCGCCAACAACTGCGCTACTCCAGCATGGACCGATGGGCCCCCACGGCGGGGCAACGGGCATGGGCATGGCCCCCGGCGGCTGGTGGCTGTTGCTCATAGCGTTCATCATCGGTGCTGTGGCGGTCGGCGCTTTGCTGTACGTACAGCTACAGGGCGAGGCAACTGCCGAGCCGGATTCGCTGGAGACGCTTAAACAACAGTACGCATCGGGCGAGATTGACGAGACCGAACTCGAAACGCGGGCTGACCGATTGCTCCAGCACGAGTCATAG
- a CDS encoding class I SAM-dependent methyltransferase — translation MDPDDVRDDWASRSGKFSPAYYAELGPNEVSETLVNVLDHYVHDDARILELGCGSGRHLAHLQTSGYGNLTGIDINEESFDVMAEHYPRLADSGTFHTGALEDIVTEFEDDAFDVVYSVETLQHIHPDDAWVFEEIARIAGDLLVIAENEGNSPERGRADTDVSYVDDDFPLYHRNWKQVFSELGFAQLIREPTSRDTIRVFRAP, via the coding sequence ATGGACCCGGACGATGTTCGAGACGACTGGGCCTCCCGCTCTGGGAAGTTCTCACCGGCGTACTACGCTGAACTCGGACCAAACGAGGTGAGTGAGACGCTGGTCAACGTACTCGACCACTACGTCCACGACGACGCCCGGATCCTCGAACTGGGCTGTGGCTCGGGCCGCCATCTGGCACACCTGCAGACCAGCGGATACGGGAATCTCACCGGTATCGACATCAACGAGGAATCCTTCGACGTGATGGCCGAGCACTATCCTCGGCTCGCGGATTCGGGGACGTTCCACACCGGTGCCCTCGAAGACATCGTCACCGAGTTCGAGGACGACGCCTTTGATGTCGTCTATTCGGTTGAAACGCTCCAGCACATCCACCCCGATGACGCATGGGTGTTCGAAGAGATCGCTCGCATCGCTGGCGACCTCCTCGTTATCGCCGAAAACGAAGGCAACAGCCCCGAACGTGGACGCGCAGACACTGACGTGAGCTACGTCGACGATGATTTCCCGCTGTATCACCGCAACTGGAAGCAGGTATTCTCGGAACTCGGGTTTGCGCAGCTAATTCGAGAACCGACGTCCCGAGACACCATTCGCGTGTTCCGTGCGCCGTAG
- a CDS encoding DMT family transporter, with translation MTRSTRHIGLLFAALALIWGLSFVAIKTGLESVPPVLLAAVRHDIAAVVLLGYALWRGRSLRPQTRDDWSLILIGGTVLIGAHFALLFLGQQYVPSSFGAILLSLTPVVTPAFASTLIPSYRARPHELIGTVCGFIGVVIIANPTPGAVGGRLLGVALLIGSAVAFAVGAVLTERYTSSLPLVSMQAWMTLLGAGILHVVSAGLPSERLGTVTVGLEQIAAIAYLGIVASAIGFLLYFRLISTVGAAETSLVSYVVPAVTAISGWLLLGETLGPVTVAGFAVIVVGFAWVKADVLRSLRRRRTDSPSYRPYGPQDDCVVVSGNAYTTRE, from the coding sequence ATGACACGCTCGACACGACATATTGGCTTGCTGTTTGCTGCGCTCGCACTCATCTGGGGACTTTCCTTTGTGGCGATCAAGACTGGTCTCGAAAGCGTCCCGCCGGTGCTGTTGGCAGCTGTCCGACACGATATTGCTGCAGTCGTCCTGCTTGGCTATGCCCTCTGGCGCGGCCGGTCACTGCGCCCACAGACTCGCGATGACTGGTCGCTGATTCTCATCGGCGGGACTGTCCTCATCGGCGCACACTTCGCGCTCTTGTTCCTTGGACAGCAGTACGTCCCGAGTTCCTTCGGCGCAATCCTGCTCAGTCTCACGCCGGTTGTGACACCGGCGTTCGCATCGACGCTGATACCGAGCTACAGGGCTCGACCGCACGAACTCATCGGCACCGTCTGTGGGTTCATCGGCGTAGTTATCATTGCGAACCCCACACCGGGAGCGGTCGGTGGCCGACTGCTCGGCGTCGCCCTCCTCATCGGTTCGGCTGTGGCCTTCGCCGTCGGCGCAGTCCTGACCGAACGCTACACCAGTTCACTCCCGCTCGTGAGCATGCAGGCTTGGATGACGCTGCTCGGTGCGGGCATCCTGCACGTTGTCAGTGCGGGGCTGCCCTCGGAGCGACTCGGAACCGTCACCGTTGGGCTCGAACAGATAGCCGCGATCGCGTATCTCGGCATCGTCGCCAGCGCAATCGGGTTCCTCCTCTACTTCCGCCTGATCAGCACAGTCGGGGCCGCTGAAACCAGCTTGGTTTCCTACGTAGTCCCAGCAGTGACGGCTATCAGCGGCTGGCTCCTGCTCGGTGAAACACTCGGCCCGGTGACCGTCGCCGGCTTCGCCGTAATTGTGGTCGGCTTCGCGTGGGTGAAAGCCGACGTACTCCGGTCGCTACGCCGTCGCCGAACAGACTCGCCGTCGTACCGACCGTACGGACCACAGGACGACTGCGTCGTCGTCAGCGGGAACGCGTACACGACACGGGAGTGA
- a CDS encoding carotenoid oxygenase family protein: MTSHPGFHSLHDETATSIPVTGGLPDWLRGSLIRNGPGAFSLPNGSSVDHWFDGFAMLYRFTFDPDSDAVHYRNSFLRTDAYEAATSGEFEGGFATGETTLRSRLATFLTDPYDNTNIIAERFGGEYFALTESPRKVRFDPNTLETTGHLEHDDDVPTGQLSCAHVKRDPTSGVLVNVDTAFGRTSQYHVSAMSPDGTRKHIGSVDTDQPTYMHSFALTPRYVVLTEFPLRLDPRRFLKPGRQAPFIEQFEWEPDRGTRIIVMERTTGTVVAKPVIDAVFGFHHVNAFERAGGRELVFDLETVPDATTIDSLYLDNLRAGEMGAIVGRIERFTVDLGTGSGVTRYGDADTTVSREMLYPDGSALPTVSPSRWCRPHRYVYAMGMDTPITEWARHVLKLDTDTGTVETFDDGGDYFGEPVFVPAPDGDTEDDGVVLVVALDADADRSRLLVLDGQTFEERAKASLPHAAPFDFHGRYFPELRVAAGD; encoded by the coding sequence ATGACTTCTCACCCTGGGTTCCACTCGCTACACGACGAGACAGCAACATCGATACCCGTGACCGGTGGCCTCCCGGACTGGCTCCGCGGCAGTCTTATCCGGAACGGACCCGGCGCGTTCTCCCTTCCAAACGGTAGCAGTGTCGACCACTGGTTCGACGGATTCGCGATGCTGTACCGGTTCACCTTTGACCCCGACAGTGACGCCGTGCACTACCGGAACAGCTTCCTCCGGACGGACGCGTACGAGGCGGCGACGAGCGGTGAGTTTGAGGGCGGCTTTGCGACCGGCGAGACGACGCTTCGCTCGCGGCTGGCGACGTTCCTGACTGACCCGTACGACAACACGAACATTATCGCCGAGCGGTTTGGTGGCGAGTACTTCGCCTTGACCGAATCGCCCCGCAAGGTGCGTTTCGACCCGAACACGCTCGAAACGACAGGCCACCTCGAACACGACGACGATGTGCCGACAGGGCAACTCTCCTGTGCCCACGTCAAACGCGACCCGACGAGCGGTGTCCTCGTGAACGTCGACACGGCGTTCGGACGGACCAGCCAGTACCACGTCAGTGCTATGTCGCCCGATGGAACCCGGAAACACATCGGGAGCGTCGACACCGACCAGCCGACGTATATGCACAGCTTCGCGCTCACACCCCGGTATGTCGTATTAACGGAGTTCCCACTCCGGCTTGACCCACGACGGTTTCTCAAGCCTGGCCGACAGGCACCCTTCATTGAGCAGTTCGAGTGGGAACCCGACCGCGGGACACGAATCATCGTCATGGAGCGCACTACGGGGACCGTCGTCGCTAAGCCGGTCATCGACGCCGTGTTCGGGTTCCACCACGTCAACGCGTTCGAGCGAGCCGGCGGCAGGGAACTTGTGTTCGACCTCGAAACAGTACCAGACGCGACGACCATCGACTCGCTGTATTTGGATAATCTCCGTGCGGGCGAGATGGGCGCTATCGTCGGCCGCATCGAGCGGTTCACCGTGGACCTTGGTACCGGAAGTGGTGTGACTCGCTACGGCGATGCCGATACGACGGTCTCACGCGAGATGCTGTACCCTGACGGCAGCGCGCTGCCGACCGTTTCACCGTCTCGATGGTGTCGCCCGCACCGCTACGTGTACGCGATGGGGATGGATACGCCCATCACCGAGTGGGCCCGACACGTCCTGAAACTCGACACAGACACAGGTACTGTCGAGACGTTCGACGACGGCGGGGACTACTTCGGTGAGCCGGTGTTCGTCCCCGCACCCGACGGCGACACCGAGGATGACGGCGTGGTGCTAGTCGTTGCGCTGGACGCAGACGCCGACCGGTCCCGGCTACTCGTACTCGATGGTCAGACGTTCGAGGAGCGCGCCAAGGCGTCGCTTCCCCACGCAGCCCCGTTCGACTTTCACGGTCGATACTTCCCCGAGCTTCGAGTGGCAGCCGGCGACTGA
- a CDS encoding NAD(P)/FAD-dependent oxidoreductase, which translates to MVSVGNQTGTTFDRDVIIVGGGPSGCAAGVFTARADLDTAIYDRGRSSLKRCAYLENYLGFPDGIDIETLYDRIQDHAETAGCTVVSELVDSLDRTDDGEGFVVEMQDGETATTRRVIAATRYNGEYMRGLDDDAAMFETHEHDGEERETFDREYADADGTTPVPGLYVASPSEAADMQAIIAAGRGARVARRVIADARIDDGWWEAVADGVDWVRREAELDDEWTERATWVEYFDDRYAEDAPVESDSDRFQRVRAAAIDERRSAYITSDEIAARTETGQEALAGYLDPAAVVSGLDQTAVLDAMDDETIRDYLGASDGRAEVSE; encoded by the coding sequence ATGGTGTCAGTGGGGAACCAAACGGGGACGACGTTCGACCGTGATGTGATCATCGTTGGGGGCGGCCCGTCGGGTTGTGCGGCGGGTGTGTTCACGGCCAGAGCGGACCTCGATACGGCTATCTACGACCGCGGCCGCTCGTCCCTCAAGCGCTGTGCCTACCTCGAAAACTACCTCGGCTTCCCGGACGGCATCGATATAGAGACGCTGTACGACCGTATTCAGGACCACGCCGAAACCGCCGGCTGTACAGTCGTCTCTGAGCTGGTCGACTCGCTCGACAGAACCGATGATGGGGAGGGGTTTGTCGTCGAGATGCAGGACGGGGAGACAGCCACGACTCGTCGTGTCATCGCGGCAACCCGCTACAACGGCGAGTATATGCGGGGCTTGGACGACGACGCGGCGATGTTCGAGACGCACGAACACGATGGCGAGGAACGCGAGACCTTCGACCGCGAGTATGCTGATGCGGACGGCACGACACCGGTTCCGGGTCTCTACGTTGCGTCACCGTCCGAGGCGGCGGATATGCAGGCGATTATTGCGGCCGGCCGGGGTGCGCGGGTCGCACGTCGGGTAATCGCGGATGCGAGAATTGACGACGGCTGGTGGGAGGCTGTCGCTGACGGCGTGGACTGGGTCCGCCGTGAGGCCGAGCTAGACGACGAATGGACTGAACGAGCAACCTGGGTCGAATATTTCGACGACCGGTACGCCGAGGATGCCCCCGTCGAGTCGGACTCGGACCGCTTCCAGCGGGTCCGTGCGGCGGCCATCGATGAACGGCGGTCGGCGTATATCACCTCCGACGAGATAGCTGCCCGGACCGAAACAGGCCAGGAAGCGCTAGCGGGCTACCTAGACCCTGCGGCGGTCGTTTCGGGGCTCGACCAGACCGCTGTTCTCGATGCGATGGACGACGAAACGATCCGGGACTATCTCGGCGCAAGCGACGGACGCGCGGAGGTGAGCGAGTAA
- a CDS encoding iron ABC transporter permease produces MASETRRATDAWSRARSWLDTLDGSLFGLCVASVAVAFGAGLLQVSFGAYSMTILEAWQAVFDPKVWFSVQAWQSFFLGAELPELPKRTLIVWNIRMPRVIVAVLAGMCLAVSGAIFQAVTRNELASPFVLGVSSGAGLTVLLTLVLFSSLAPFLPLFAAVGGSIAFLLVYMIAWKGGTSPVRLVLAGVIVNMVFTSLQRGLFFFADDLGVVQSALAWITGSLTGVGWEEFRIAIIPTLAATLLALAGARQLNLLLLGEETARSLGMSVERVRFMLSGVAILAASTAISVAGIIGFFGLVVPHIVRLIVGSDYRRLLIGCVFVGPALMVVADVGARLALNPAQVPVGVVTGVVGGPYFLYLMRRQEQMGEI; encoded by the coding sequence ATGGCCAGCGAGACACGGAGGGCCACCGATGCGTGGTCACGAGCCAGATCTTGGCTCGACACTCTCGACGGGTCTCTGTTCGGGCTGTGTGTTGCGAGCGTTGCCGTCGCCTTCGGGGCCGGTCTCCTTCAGGTGAGCTTCGGAGCGTACTCGATGACGATCCTCGAGGCGTGGCAGGCCGTGTTCGATCCGAAGGTGTGGTTCAGCGTTCAGGCATGGCAGTCGTTTTTCCTCGGGGCCGAGCTTCCCGAACTGCCGAAACGGACGCTCATTGTCTGGAACATCCGGATGCCGCGGGTAATCGTCGCCGTGCTTGCGGGGATGTGTCTCGCCGTCTCCGGGGCGATATTCCAGGCCGTAACGCGAAACGAACTGGCAAGTCCGTTCGTGCTGGGCGTGAGTTCTGGGGCAGGACTCACCGTACTGCTGACTCTCGTTCTGTTCAGCAGTCTCGCCCCGTTCCTCCCGCTGTTTGCCGCGGTCGGTGGTTCCATCGCGTTCCTGCTCGTATACATGATTGCGTGGAAGGGCGGAACGAGTCCGGTTAGACTGGTCTTGGCCGGTGTCATCGTCAACATGGTGTTTACCTCCCTCCAGCGGGGGCTGTTCTTCTTCGCCGACGATCTGGGCGTTGTCCAGTCAGCACTGGCTTGGATTACCGGTTCGCTCACGGGTGTCGGCTGGGAAGAGTTCCGAATCGCTATTATTCCGACGCTGGCCGCGACGCTACTCGCGCTGGCCGGCGCACGACAATTGAATCTCCTCCTGCTCGGCGAGGAGACCGCACGCTCGCTCGGGATGAGTGTTGAGCGGGTCCGGTTCATGCTGTCTGGAGTTGCTATTCTGGCTGCCAGTACGGCAATCTCCGTTGCGGGGATCATCGGGTTCTTCGGCCTCGTGGTTCCACACATCGTCCGACTCATCGTCGGGAGCGACTACCGCCGGCTCCTCATCGGCTGCGTGTTCGTCGGTCCGGCGCTGATGGTTGTTGCAGATGTCGGTGCACGGCTGGCTTTGAACCCCGCGCAGGTTCCGGTCGGCGTCGTCACCGGCGTCGTCGGCGGCCCGTACTTCCTCTACTTGATGCGGCGACAGGAACAGATGGGTGAGATCTAA
- a CDS encoding ABC transporter ATP-binding protein, whose product MSQNNTNSDGIATTNNTPTGSHSSHQDRPLVGDDVVLSYSGTDDPVIDGESITAEPGAVTALVGPNGSGKSTLLKGLANQLEPDAGSVLLDGQDIQTLETKAIARKLGLLSQESTSPNSISVEELVYHGRYPHRGFFDSVTEEDEAAVERAIDLAGCGHIREREVGSLSGGQKQLAWIAMVLAQDTDVLLLDEPTTFLDLHHQLEVMEIIETLRDESDITIVVVLHDLEQAARLADQMVALKNGEIQARGKPDAVVTEQLLADVFEIEAEVSATPHGPRVNPIRARHDGDEHTGGDDTAEPDREEVVAE is encoded by the coding sequence ATGTCACAGAACAATACTAACTCGGATGGTATCGCCACGACAAATAACACCCCTACTGGGTCTCATTCCAGTCACCAGGACCGGCCGCTGGTCGGCGACGATGTGGTACTCTCCTACTCTGGAACGGATGACCCGGTCATCGACGGTGAATCGATCACCGCCGAACCTGGGGCCGTGACTGCGCTCGTCGGCCCGAATGGGTCGGGCAAGAGCACGCTGCTGAAAGGCCTCGCCAATCAGCTCGAACCGGATGCGGGATCGGTACTGCTGGACGGGCAAGACATCCAGACGCTGGAGACCAAAGCGATCGCTCGAAAGCTCGGGCTGCTCTCTCAGGAGAGTACGTCACCAAACAGTATCTCGGTTGAGGAGCTGGTGTATCACGGTCGGTACCCACACCGTGGGTTCTTCGACAGTGTCACCGAGGAAGACGAGGCCGCCGTTGAACGGGCGATTGACCTGGCCGGCTGTGGACACATCCGCGAGCGCGAAGTCGGCAGCCTCAGTGGCGGCCAGAAACAGCTCGCCTGGATCGCGATGGTTCTCGCACAGGACACCGACGTGCTGTTGCTCGATGAGCCGACGACGTTCCTTGACCTGCACCACCAGCTTGAGGTCATGGAGATTATCGAAACGCTCCGGGATGAGAGTGATATCACCATCGTAGTCGTCCTCCATGACCTCGAGCAGGCTGCTCGCCTCGCTGATCAGATGGTCGCCCTCAAAAACGGTGAGATACAGGCTAGGGGGAAGCCAGATGCCGTCGTGACGGAGCAACTACTCGCGGACGTTTTCGAAATCGAGGCAGAGGTCTCGGCCACGCCCCATGGCCCGCGCGTGAACCCAATCCGGGCCCGCCACGATGGTGACGAACACACTGGTGGTGACGATACTGCCGAGCCGGACCGCGAGGAAGTCGTTGCCGAATAG
- a CDS encoding ABC transporter substrate-binding protein yields the protein MIDDATDTETPTRREYVKYGGTVLSAGLLAGCTSDAEGGAGATRAESEVETDTPTGNGSYSVSMSPVGEVTFESPPETVFTRLTHHADMAFALGHGDTVTAMHAPDYYSGLWNQFVERLPGVSLDWTGLYSSWKPSKEKLYELDSDIHLADPAWIAKQDNWGREDFEEIATNVSPWFGNSLSDRHAEPPSGWADYEYYTLWEQFELVAKAFQEQARYEALAAIHDEMRSTIDVNLPPESERPSAVMIAAADLDEIYAYTLDNPGFLTAHTRPFSARDAFEGSVETNSVVDFETLLAADPDVILHLGGFEPSTSLPERREAFKSDPVGSEITAVQNDRIYPQGARYQGPILHLFQLEMTAKQLYPEKFGEWPTYTEGPYPEIPPEEQLFDRQRVADIVNGDI from the coding sequence ATGATTGACGACGCTACAGACACCGAGACACCGACGCGGAGAGAGTACGTGAAGTACGGGGGAACGGTTCTTAGCGCCGGGCTACTTGCGGGATGTACCAGCGACGCCGAGGGGGGAGCTGGAGCCACACGGGCGGAGTCCGAAGTGGAGACAGACACACCCACTGGCAACGGTTCGTACTCCGTGTCGATGTCACCGGTGGGAGAGGTGACGTTCGAATCGCCCCCGGAAACCGTCTTCACTCGGCTCACACACCACGCCGACATGGCGTTCGCGCTGGGGCATGGGGATACCGTCACGGCCATGCACGCCCCAGATTACTACAGTGGGCTATGGAACCAGTTCGTCGAACGGCTGCCGGGGGTGTCGCTGGACTGGACCGGGCTGTACTCCTCATGGAAGCCGAGCAAGGAGAAACTGTATGAACTGGATAGCGATATCCACTTAGCAGACCCAGCCTGGATCGCCAAACAGGACAACTGGGGTCGAGAGGACTTCGAGGAAATCGCTACCAACGTCTCACCCTGGTTCGGCAACTCACTGAGTGACCGGCACGCCGAACCGCCGTCCGGATGGGCGGACTACGAGTACTACACCCTCTGGGAGCAGTTCGAACTCGTGGCCAAGGCGTTTCAGGAACAGGCTCGCTACGAGGCGCTCGCGGCTATCCACGACGAAATGCGCTCGACCATCGACGTGAACTTACCGCCCGAGTCAGAGCGCCCGTCGGCGGTGATGATCGCCGCAGCTGATCTTGACGAGATCTACGCGTACACACTTGACAACCCCGGCTTCCTGACCGCGCATACCCGTCCATTCAGCGCACGGGACGCTTTCGAGGGCTCGGTCGAGACCAACTCTGTGGTCGACTTCGAGACGCTACTTGCGGCTGACCCCGACGTAATCCTGCACCTCGGTGGATTCGAACCGAGTACGAGCCTTCCGGAGCGGCGGGAGGCGTTCAAATCCGACCCAGTTGGATCAGAAATCACAGCCGTACAGAACGACCGGATCTATCCGCAGGGAGCGAGATATCAGGGTCCGATCCTGCATCTCTTCCAGTTGGAGATGACCGCAAAGCAACTGTACCCGGAGAAGTTCGGTGAGTGGCCGACCTACACTGAGGGGCCGTATCCTGAGATTCCGCCGGAGGAGCAGCTGTTCGACCGCCAGCGGGTCGCGGACATCGTGAACGGCGACATCTAG